A window of the Mesorhizobium opportunistum WSM2075 genome harbors these coding sequences:
- a CDS encoding lysine N(6)-hydroxylase/L-ornithine N(5)-oxygenase family protein — protein sequence MELSCIGVGAGPSNLSLACQIHEQIGRGALFLDRQLDFRWHPGSALDSPELQVNHLKDLVTLVNPRSAYTFVNYLYENGRLFHFLNAQFEAVLRAEFEQYLNWAFHRNPLVCGGETVREIRFEGEFRVWTDDAVRGARDLVIGTGKQPRIPSQFRGWTGRNLFHLSDLPRIHPEVWKKDVCVVGGGQLGAEVLLHLVGLPKERRPRSITWVSECENYQPIDNSPFTNELFIACSSDRLAAMSESQRKLYLRRFVLASDCISEGTLRAIYQAQYRHAFLEPSHCEITLRPGYTVSYCVNAGAGHRLSLRRGRSEVEEVTADIVILATGYENALPDFLEPMAGRLEKSDNELAIREDFSVCWDGPPERRIFVQNATLGQRGLADPNLGLLAWRARRILDSLLGRVPQANREQAGFIRPAPVDNWPHLVAEEMGSGI from the coding sequence GTGGAGCTCTCTTGCATTGGAGTGGGTGCTGGACCGTCTAATCTCAGCCTTGCGTGTCAGATACACGAGCAGATCGGTCGAGGGGCACTGTTCTTGGATCGGCAGCTCGACTTCCGCTGGCACCCCGGCAGCGCATTGGATTCGCCGGAACTCCAGGTCAACCACCTCAAGGATCTGGTCACGCTGGTGAACCCGCGATCAGCCTACACTTTCGTAAACTACCTATACGAGAACGGGCGTCTATTCCACTTCCTGAATGCACAGTTCGAGGCCGTGCTCAGAGCTGAGTTTGAGCAATACCTGAACTGGGCCTTCCACCGGAACCCGCTTGTCTGCGGCGGCGAGACTGTGCGCGAAATCCGCTTCGAGGGCGAATTTCGGGTGTGGACGGACGACGCAGTTCGTGGCGCCAGAGACCTGGTGATCGGCACCGGCAAGCAGCCGCGGATTCCGTCTCAGTTTCGGGGCTGGACCGGACGCAACCTGTTCCACTTATCGGATTTACCGCGCATCCATCCTGAGGTTTGGAAAAAGGACGTTTGCGTGGTTGGTGGAGGCCAGTTGGGAGCCGAGGTGCTTTTACACCTTGTCGGCCTGCCAAAAGAGCGGCGGCCTCGATCGATCACTTGGGTCTCGGAGTGCGAAAACTATCAGCCCATCGACAACAGCCCGTTTACAAACGAGTTGTTCATAGCGTGCTCTTCGGATCGCTTGGCGGCAATGAGCGAGTCGCAGCGCAAACTGTACCTGAGGCGTTTCGTGCTTGCTTCCGACTGCATTTCGGAAGGGACGTTGCGCGCGATTTATCAAGCGCAATACCGGCACGCGTTTTTGGAGCCAAGCCACTGCGAAATCACACTGCGGCCGGGCTACACCGTCTCGTACTGCGTCAACGCCGGCGCGGGTCACAGGCTGAGCCTGCGCCGCGGCAGGAGTGAGGTCGAAGAAGTCACGGCCGACATCGTCATCCTGGCCACCGGTTACGAGAACGCGTTGCCAGACTTCTTGGAGCCGATGGCGGGCCGGCTGGAAAAGAGCGACAACGAATTGGCTATCCGCGAAGATTTTTCCGTGTGCTGGGACGGACCGCCTGAAAGGCGCATCTTCGTACAGAACGCGACCCTCGGGCAGCGCGGGCTGGCTGATCCAAATCTAGGCCTGCTGGCCTGGCGAGCGCGTCGCATCCTCGACAGCCTCCTGGGACGCGTGCCGCAGGCGAACCGCGAGCAGGCCGGCTTCATCAGACCTGCCCCCGTCGACAACTGGCCCCACCTCGTCGCGGAAGAAATGGGCAGCGGGATATGA
- a CDS encoding TlpA disulfide reductase family protein, which yields MLRIESPAPPIKVDTWLRGEPITNFQPGKVCLVEFWATWCGPCVAAIPHLMQLQEKYQDSGFEVVGIAASEQAPTADEARTKLDAWLTERFPNLNYRIAFDFTGEMNRLWMQASSSPGIPESFLVDGDGRIAFIGHPAELNEVLPKVLNGSWRSSNEARAADIRRIATSQRTARERARTKPIYAKLKPATQTEDWPAALSAVEEGLALMPDYIGFRQTQANLLLHKLRDMQSGLPVMRQLVEDAINKKNEAVSWMVMALNQLFDPAIDNAHLPRAERFAIGNTLSEQILTLNPPDGDGRLKFRCYLPVAQYYHESGNNARAIELIEAALESLDIPEPMPDHIKQTHLSPLLQALADYTGENACCGDFCVAPQSRLLNTKAEWPHEQRLQKA from the coding sequence GTGTTGCGTATTGAGTCCCCCGCTCCGCCAATCAAAGTGGACACTTGGCTGCGTGGCGAGCCCATCACGAACTTTCAGCCCGGCAAGGTCTGTCTTGTTGAATTTTGGGCGACTTGGTGCGGACCTTGTGTGGCGGCTATACCCCATCTGATGCAGCTGCAAGAGAAATATCAAGACAGTGGATTCGAGGTCGTCGGAATCGCAGCTAGCGAACAGGCTCCAACCGCAGACGAGGCGCGGACCAAGTTGGATGCGTGGCTGACCGAGAGGTTCCCGAATCTGAATTACCGGATTGCGTTCGATTTTACTGGTGAAATGAACAGACTATGGATGCAGGCGAGTTCTTCTCCCGGAATCCCTGAGTCGTTCCTGGTTGATGGCGACGGCCGCATCGCTTTCATCGGACACCCGGCGGAACTCAATGAGGTTCTACCCAAAGTTCTGAACGGCAGCTGGCGCAGCAGCAATGAAGCGAGGGCCGCCGACATAAGGCGGATCGCTACTAGCCAACGCACAGCGCGCGAACGGGCCCGGACCAAACCGATATACGCCAAACTTAAGCCCGCGACACAGACCGAGGATTGGCCGGCCGCACTCTCGGCAGTTGAAGAAGGCCTGGCATTGATGCCGGACTATATCGGGTTTCGGCAAACTCAAGCGAATCTTCTGCTTCACAAGCTGCGGGACATGCAGAGCGGCTTGCCAGTCATGCGCCAGTTAGTCGAGGACGCGATCAACAAAAAAAACGAGGCCGTGTCTTGGATGGTCATGGCCCTGAATCAGCTCTTCGATCCCGCGATAGACAACGCCCATCTTCCCCGTGCTGAGCGCTTTGCGATAGGCAACACGCTCTCGGAACAAATCCTGACACTGAATCCCCCGGATGGCGACGGGCGCCTTAAATTCCGTTGCTACCTCCCGGTAGCTCAGTATTACCACGAGAGCGGCAACAACGCTCGCGCGATCGAGTTGATCGAAGCGGCACTGGAATCGCTGGATATTCCGGAGCCAATGCCTGATCACATCAAACAGACACACCTTAGCCCCTTGCTTCAAGCCCTGGCCGACTACACGGGTGAGAACGCCTGTTGCGGGGACTTCTGTGTGGCACCGCAATCAAGGCTCCTGAACACTAAAGCGGAGTGGCCTCATGAGCAGAGATTGCAAAAGGCATGA
- a CDS encoding CCE_0567 family metalloprotein, giving the protein MSNLDEMVKKVRKLQLRAAIAKTNLRDLAEGLPNKWTEIAEVAETAHAVYAELNSARRELAKMRTLR; this is encoded by the coding sequence ATGTCAAATCTGGATGAGATGGTGAAGAAAGTCCGAAAGCTGCAACTGCGCGCGGCGATTGCCAAGACGAACTTGCGCGACCTTGCCGAGGGCCTCCCGAACAAATGGACTGAGATAGCGGAAGTCGCCGAGACAGCGCACGCTGTTTATGCCGAGTTGAATAGTGCCCGGAGAGAGCTCGCCAAAATGAGGACCTTACGATGA